The window TTCAATCGATGATGGTAGCTCTTTAATAGCTGTTTCACCTAAACTAAGCACCTCTAGTTTTCGAATGTTGCActtgatttttggaaaactaGTTAGTTTTGAACAGCCACCGCAATGAAGAGTTAAAAGGTGTTTCAACTGATGAATGTCCCCAGGAAGACTCTCAAGGCTTACACACCCTataaaattcaaggaaaaaaaaagttagtttAATAACACTCTTATATGTGTGTGAACCTTAAGTAAATTTATACAACCTGAAAGAATTAGTTCCTCCAAATTTGGCACGTTTGAGAAATTTGGCAATTCACTGAGCTGTTGTGAATCTCTGAGATTGATGTACCTTAAATTTCTAAGACACTGGAACAAAATAGAATTtctattaataaatcaattttaaaaaactttaaaatattataaaacaaaagaataaataaataataatcataccATGTTTCCTTCCCAAAGTAGTTTTATGTTACTATTGCTCAAATTGAGGAAAACAAGATTGTCTGCATGAAAGTTTGATGGTAGAGATTCTAAAGAATATCCATCCCATTCAAGGACTGTCAAGTCATACGGAAATACAAAATCTTCAGAGAGTTGTATGTGATTGTGGGAGATGGAAAGCAATCTAAGTCTATGCATCCTTTCGAAAGCTTTGGATGGAAACTGTATCTGTTCTGATCTGTCCACATGAAGGAATATCCCTTCGATTTTTTCAGTCCCCTAGATAATAAGagtataaaattagaaaagcaCAATACATATAAATGCTTACTAAGGTGACAAAGATAAATAACGTCTTgaacaaaacatattttctatatataaatatatatatatatatatatatatatatatatatatatatatatatatatatatatatatcttaccgtatttctttttaatactcGATAAATATCTGTATGTCTCCATAATCTGCTCCTCTCTCCTGGCTCATTAGGACATTCTTGATCAACAATGCCCTTGCCCATTTGGGCTAACAAATCATGCATATATATTCTGTTGTCCTTTGAAATGGTTATGAAACACCTATCAACGAGAGCATTTATTCCACTTTCTGCATTGAATTCGGAAGCATCCAATACTCTTGAAACTCTTTTCACATCACTTCCTCTAAAGAAACATGCAATGTCGAGAAATATCATCCTTTGTGTATAATCCAATCcatcaaaacttattttaagcACTTTTACAATTTCCATGTTAGGCATTTTTTCCAGCTTCCGCAATTCGCTTTTCCACTCTGGTCGTTTCTTTCCAAATAATAGAGAACCCAAAACTTTAAGTGCTAATGGAAGACCATCAGCATATCGTACTACTTGATGAGAGAGATCTGCATAACCTTCCTTCGGATGATGTTGTTTAAAGGCATAACGACAAAAAAGTTGAAGAGCTTcgtgaaaatttaatttctcaacTTCATACATATCATTCACTTCATGCCTAGTTAGCAAATCTTTTTTCCTAGTAGTAATGATGATTCTACTTCCTGGACCAAACCAATTATGCTTTCCAATCAAGTGTTCTAATTGTGTCAGCTCATCTACATCATCCAGAAAAACAAGAACCTTTTTTGAGGAAAGCTTGTCCCTTATTTCTTTGATACCTTCATGAACATTCcttaaaactattttcctcGATGTCCTTAGAGTATCATCAAGAAGTTGTTGTTGTAACTTAAGAAGACCAGAATTTCCTGTGGATTCTTTTCTGACATCTGTGAGCAAACTAACACTTTCGAATTGATTTGAGATTTGGTTATAAAGAGCATTGATGATGGTGGTCTTGCCGATACCACCAAGCCCATAAACCCCGACCATGCGAACATCATTCAACTCAATCTTTAACATTGATATTAGTCTTTCCAAACGAAAATCCATTCCAATAATGTTCTCGTTAACATCTAAAATCTTAGGGAAGCTTCTAGGGACTTTCTCAATAATTTCATCAATAAGCTCTGATTCGTACCTGCCAATTGCATTAGGATGAGTtgcaaaaaacaataaattatatgaaataaatttaatgatgCCTAGTTTTCCAACTATAACTTAGTAGGGctaaaaggaattaaaattataataaaataaaccacATCTATCAAACTACGTATCAGTACAATTTCATTATTCTATTCAATTGCTCATATATATGATAGAAATAAGggaagaaaatacaaaatatgaaTTGCATTATcaaaagtgggaaaaaaaaaaactaaaatatttttgtgttaGCTTATACTATTCAATCTTTTGGAAGGTTCAAAATAAAGTTGACTTGTCTAGAACATTACTACCCTATTTTGATAAGGGATTCCATCATAGGATCAACTGCTAGTCTGCATCCAAGctttttaatctaataattttactACTGATTAGACGGTCAACATTACTATCTTCTATACTTGCATGACTTTCTCTCACCATTTATTTAGATAAACGTCCCTTGCTCTTCCATATGTTgtattttgcatttatttttgtctctagctgaatgaacaaaaatttttgaaaaccgtttaatcaaaaaataacttatgaattaattaaaaatattttatttataattttaattctattgcATGAatgaattaagaaaacaaatttaCATCAATTTTAAcctaaaataatttagtatatTCTTTATGAatcaataaaatagaattttgtttttaagaaattgtaatattatggtatcaagtttaaaattttaatgaacagatctttattttataaataataaaaatgaataaaaaattataaaagtttaaaactCACTTagctttaaaaattataaaaatgatataaatatttttttatatcagcAGACACAGAAAAGGAGAGTACTTCAAATGACAAATGAAGAGAAGTTACAGAACCTGTTCTTCGCATCATATCCGGCTAGAGTACTTGCTTGCCTCAGGGCAGCCTTCCATTTCcttatcttttcctttctctcctcATCTGCATTCTTCTCATGATGGGTAAATGCTTCTCCGTAAATCTCAGTTTGGTTCCGCACTTCAGACGGATCCACATGATAGAAAATTGGGATAACTaccattttttccctttcctcttTGCATTTCATGATCTTGACAAGCTCTTCCAGACACCATTTGGAACGAGCATAGGTTTCTGAGAAGACAACAATGGCACTCCTTGATTCCTCAATAGCTTTTAAGAGCTCTGGTGCAATCTCTTCACCCCTTCGAAGTTCTTCATCATCTCTAAAGGTTCTAATACCGCTATGAATCAAAGCCTTGTAGAGATGATCAGTGAAGTTTCTGCGAGTATCTTCACCTCTAAAACTCAAAAACACATCGTAACTCCATTGAGAATGAGaagtggaagaagaagaggccATGGTTGAacagaaattgaaagaaaaataagggtCTTTGGGTATTTAGTGGGTTGATTCCCTTAGCCTTATAGAAGTATGGATGTTGGTGGTGGGATGTTGCCGTTtctttctcaattatttttattcttagcTGTATCCCTCTAGCTGGTTCACATGACTCAAGACCCTACCTCAATGATTTCCCTCCACTCTTTTCTTATACATTTTACTCtcacttttctctttttgaCAGTCAACAATGGCCGACAGTCTTGTCTCTGCAGTTTACAgctgttcttttcttttatttccaattaatttctaaaatataaaaattaaaaaatgatcaaatccaTGTGATCTTTACTTAGGTCATAAGATCGTGTGAACACACATTAAattaaagttattaaattaatttttgtcttttctatAGTGAGCAATATTATAGTAGAAAATAAAGGTTTATTAAGTTGACATGTCAAGTAAAGCTAACAACTTTGGTATTATAAGCTTCATTTTCGTAGATAGAAAAATATGATAAGTCATATGacaaaaggtaaagaaaattttgatcttGAAGAGTAGAAAGAATAATCATATATAGGTCATAATGGTATATATAGGTCATCATAGTAATGAGTGGGAAGGTGGGTAACTCTAAAAAGAATAGACTAAACCAATCACCCTAAAATTCAAAAGTACCTTTATCATAAAAGTCATCAATGTCATAACGGTAATGAGAGTGGATATCTTTTGAAAGAATAGACAACCCTAAAATTCAAAAGTACCTTTATTATAAAAGTCATTAATGTCATAATGGTAATGAGAGTGGATATCTTTTGAAAGAATAGACAACCCTAAATTTCAAAAGAACGTCTGTTTTTTGGCAATTGTATCCCGACagtcttattttttttactttatatctttttaatattattattgtgaGGATGGTTAAAGATGATGCTAGAAGTCTTTCTAtggtttaaaaaggaaaaatgtgagTGTTAAGTTGGTATTTTgccattttagaaaatacttaattttaaaatcattaatgggAAGAAATAAAGagttcacaaaaaataaagacattTTTATTGACTGATCTAGGTAACCCCTTTCATGGCTTTTAATTGTAACTTCGTTGAAAATCTTACTCTTTCCTCCTTGTCTTCCTCTTGTTATTCCTAAgtttcaactctttttttttttttaaataataatattggtTTTATGTTTTAATGAGATAGGTTacaaatttgaagaaaacatATTCTAGtgtatttattgattataaCCCTCTCTTCACAAGAGTTATCGTTATTTACATTCTCAAACTAATCAAATTTACATCTTTAGGTATGTAATCTTTAATGAGTTCGAGTTTTCTTTTACTAACAAAACTTCTACCATATCTTTCTTATTGGAACAAAGTCAAATGATCATATTTTGAGGCTTAGATGAATGGTCTCAACCATCCAATCCAAATACCTACTCAACCCACAACTTCACTCCCACTAAACAACCTTTCAACTATTAACACTATAATAAGATTTCTTACCTTTGCTATTCAAATGATCATAATAGCGTAGatcctctattttatttttttaacacatcTCATTTAAATTTGTCTTCTTACATCCTTTAACAACTTATTATGCACTTAtgatcatttttctaaattgtttttttagctttcaTTGATGGTTCATTATGATTATATCGATtactagtttttttattttattttatgcaggAGACATTCTAGAGAGATTAGGTGCATTCCAATCTTGattttagtgatttttaaatCTTAGTTTaggactttattttttattgatttataacatatttaggtttgtttaaaattttaaaactttaattttataaaatagattaaagttttaaattaattaataattgatttcattctcctttaaaatatagaatatgaTAAAATGCCcgtaaaaaattcaaacaaatctTTATACAAATGAGAATTTAAGTCATctaatcattttattaaaaatcactttataaattataaaaataaagatattaatCACATTTattaatatacatttttttaaattgacaaatcatgatgaaattataatcttttcaacattttattaattataaattaaacatCACTATAATTATTCAATCCACCGAAtataaaatgagttattttcagtaataataatgataatgataatagtgataataataataataataataataataactaatcaTATTTGAATAACATTTCAtcaattatatatcaaaataaagttttatgttTATCATAACCtatgttttaaaacaaaataataaaagttatgggcctgtttggttgctgtttttgaaaactgttttggaaaacagtttttgagaacagtttttaagaacagtttttggtgtttttccaaaaaaaattgtgtttggaaactgaattttaaaaaacagtttttgttctcaaaaacaaaaaaacatgtttggttgagttaataaaaaaaaatttagaacaattaaaacaaaaaacacgtttgaaagatgttttttttttctttttcaattaataaaatattttcttcaaataattttatattataaatttataaatcatttttagatatatagttcatttaaattaaaaaaattatttattttattaattttaaaataaaaatattttttatattttttaaaaataaatcaaacataataaaattatttttattaatatttttttatttaatctttaactttattaaaaattatagcatattttattaagttga is drawn from Vitis riparia cultivar Riparia Gloire de Montpellier isolate 1030 chromosome 18, EGFV_Vit.rip_1.0, whole genome shotgun sequence and contains these coding sequences:
- the LOC117906634 gene encoding disease resistance protein RUN1-like encodes the protein MASSSSTSHSQWSYDVFLSFRGEDTRRNFTDHLYKALIHSGIRTFRDDEELRRGEEIAPELLKAIEESRSAIVVFSETYARSKWCLEELVKIMKCKEEREKMVVIPIFYHVDPSEVRNQTEIYGEAFTHHEKNADEERKEKIRKWKAALRQASTLAGYDAKNRYESELIDEIIEKVPRSFPKILDVNENIIGMDFRLERLISMLKIELNDVRMVGVYGLGGIGKTTIINALYNQISNQFESVSLLTDVRKESTGNSGLLKLQQQLLDDTLRTSRKIVLRNVHEGIKEIRDKLSSKKVLVFLDDVDELTQLEHLIGKHNWFGPGSRIIITTRKKDLLTRHEVNDMYEVEKLNFHEALQLFCRYAFKQHHPKEGYADLSHQVVRYADGLPLALKVLGSLLFGKKRPEWKSELRKLEKMPNMEIVKVLKISFDGLDYTQRMIFLDIACFFRGSDVKRVSRVLDASEFNAESGINALVDRCFITISKDNRIYMHDLLAQMGKGIVDQECPNEPGERSRLWRHTDIYRVLKRNTGTEKIEGIFLHVDRSEQIQFPSKAFERMHRLRLLSISHNHIQLSEDFVFPYDLTVLEWDGYSLESLPSNFHADNLVFLNLSNSNIKLLWEGNMCLRNLRYINLRDSQQLSELPNFSNVPNLEELILSGCINLLKVHTHIRVLLN